Proteins encoded in a region of the bacterium genome:
- the mvaD gene encoding diphosphomevalonate decarboxylase, whose translation MPETQRATFVAPSNIAFIKYWGIRDEDKVLPCNPSISMTLSRCTSKCTVEYDSTRSGDEVRFRQVGGTFEPAPDGFARPVQRHLENLRRRAGKSGGCKVWTENSFPTGAGIASSASGFSALTLAATEALGTPPEDATEASVLARMSGSGSAARSVMGGYVQWPADVGDLDEPAAMRIATAEHWDLRDVVAVVDSAPKGVSSRDGHRRAPSSPRFAPRLGELGERLEAVRDAIKRRDLETLGPIVESEAIDLHHVAMSSRPPIYYWKPGTLAVLWSIRSLRRDGVPVYATIDAGPNVHAICPAEFEEQVAKEFESMAEVESVLRDRVGEGPYSTSEHLGGS comes from the coding sequence ATGCCTGAAACGCAGCGAGCCACCTTTGTCGCCCCCTCCAATATCGCCTTCATCAAGTATTGGGGTATTCGAGACGAAGACAAGGTGCTGCCCTGCAATCCTTCGATCTCGATGACCTTGTCCAGATGCACTTCGAAGTGCACCGTAGAGTACGACAGCACCCGGAGCGGGGATGAAGTCCGGTTTCGCCAGGTGGGCGGCACCTTCGAGCCGGCCCCGGACGGCTTTGCACGGCCCGTTCAACGGCATCTCGAGAATCTCCGGAGGCGGGCTGGGAAGAGCGGGGGCTGTAAGGTCTGGACGGAGAACAGCTTTCCCACCGGCGCCGGGATCGCGTCCTCGGCATCGGGTTTCTCGGCCCTGACACTGGCCGCAACCGAGGCGCTGGGAACGCCCCCCGAGGACGCCACAGAAGCCTCCGTCCTGGCGCGAATGAGCGGTTCCGGCTCGGCGGCGCGGTCGGTTATGGGCGGCTACGTGCAATGGCCGGCGGATGTCGGTGACTTGGATGAACCGGCGGCCATGCGGATCGCGACCGCCGAGCACTGGGACTTGCGGGACGTAGTGGCGGTTGTCGACTCGGCGCCGAAAGGCGTTTCTTCACGCGACGGTCATCGGCGCGCTCCCTCAAGTCCGCGGTTCGCGCCCCGACTCGGAGAGCTGGGAGAGCGACTCGAAGCCGTTCGGGACGCGATCAAGCGGCGCGACCTCGAGACCCTCGGACCGATCGTGGAGTCCGAAGCCATCGACCTGCACCACGTCGCGATGTCGTCGCGACCGCCGATCTACTACTGGAAGCCCGGTACCCTTGCCGTGCTTTGGTCGATAAGGTCGCTGCGTAGAGACGGAGTTCCCGTGTACGCGACCATTGACGCCGGACCGAATGTACACGCGATCTGCCCGGCCGAGTTCGAAGAGCAAGTTGCGAAGGAGTTCGAATCGATGGCTGAGGTTGAATCGGTTCTGCGCGATCGTGTCGGCGAAGGACCCTACTCGACGTCGGAGCACCTGGGAGGCTCATGA
- the rny gene encoding ribonuclease Y — translation MLTEILVAAAAALILILAAWWFFFRRAAERVTAQAQREAEGILAAAQRESEAKLKEAELAAREKLLQARGEFEKASRRQRKELEQLEKRVLQKEDVVQQKEDAVQRASAELRREEKSFGKRERKLTAREAALEERHKELDELISVQTGKLEQIAGLTARQAKDELVEAMKTDARMEAAHMVKRIEDESREKASREAQRIVGMAVQRAASDYVSETTVSVVMLPSDEMKGRIIGREGRNIRAIEAATGVDLIVDDTPEAVIVSGFDPFRREIARTALERLIADGRIHPARIEEVVEKVKVEFDQKIRQEGESALRELNLPNVHQELVRLLGRLRYRTSYGQNVLQHSKEVSFLAGTMAAELKCNVQVAKRAGLLHDIGKAVDREMEGTHLEIGIDLLRKYGEREDVVHAMACHHGDYDPETVEAVLVTAADALSAARPGARREILETYVKRLEALEELAQGFKGVQKSYAIQAGREVRVIVDSKKVNDDEAIWLSRDIAGKVESELTYPGQIKVTVIRETRSIEYAK, via the coding sequence ATGTTGACCGAAATTCTGGTTGCCGCGGCCGCGGCTCTGATACTGATATTGGCCGCCTGGTGGTTCTTTTTCCGGCGGGCGGCGGAGAGAGTCACGGCGCAGGCTCAGCGAGAGGCCGAGGGAATCCTCGCGGCCGCCCAGCGGGAGAGTGAGGCCAAGCTCAAGGAAGCCGAGTTGGCGGCTCGCGAGAAACTCCTCCAGGCGCGGGGCGAATTCGAAAAGGCCTCGCGGCGCCAACGCAAAGAACTCGAACAGTTGGAAAAACGCGTCCTTCAGAAGGAGGACGTGGTCCAGCAGAAAGAGGATGCGGTCCAGCGAGCGAGCGCCGAGTTGCGCCGCGAAGAGAAGTCGTTCGGAAAACGCGAGCGAAAGCTGACGGCTCGGGAAGCCGCGCTCGAGGAGAGGCACAAGGAACTGGATGAGTTGATCTCGGTTCAGACCGGGAAGCTCGAGCAGATCGCCGGCCTCACGGCTCGGCAGGCCAAGGATGAGTTGGTCGAGGCCATGAAGACCGATGCCCGGATGGAAGCCGCGCATATGGTCAAGCGGATTGAAGACGAGTCGCGCGAAAAAGCCTCGCGCGAGGCCCAGCGCATCGTCGGCATGGCGGTGCAGCGAGCAGCCTCGGACTACGTCTCCGAAACCACGGTCTCGGTCGTGATGCTGCCCAGCGATGAGATGAAGGGCCGCATTATCGGACGTGAAGGGCGCAACATCCGGGCGATCGAGGCGGCAACCGGCGTCGATTTGATCGTCGATGACACGCCCGAGGCGGTCATCGTCTCCGGATTTGATCCGTTTCGTCGCGAGATCGCGCGAACCGCTCTTGAGCGGTTGATCGCGGATGGCCGGATTCACCCGGCGCGAATCGAGGAGGTGGTGGAGAAGGTCAAGGTCGAGTTCGACCAGAAGATCCGCCAGGAAGGAGAGTCCGCTCTTCGCGAGCTCAATCTGCCGAATGTCCACCAAGAACTGGTGCGCCTCCTCGGACGCCTTCGCTACCGGACCTCGTACGGGCAAAACGTCCTTCAGCACAGCAAGGAGGTGTCGTTTCTGGCCGGCACCATGGCTGCCGAGCTCAAATGCAACGTCCAGGTGGCCAAACGGGCGGGCTTGCTGCACGACATCGGCAAGGCCGTCGACCGAGAGATGGAGGGCACTCATCTCGAGATCGGAATCGATCTGCTGCGCAAGTACGGCGAGCGCGAAGACGTCGTCCACGCGATGGCTTGCCATCATGGCGACTACGATCCGGAAACAGTCGAGGCGGTGCTGGTGACCGCGGCCGATGCGCTTTCGGCGGCCCGACCCGGAGCGCGGCGAGAGATTCTGGAAACCTACGTCAAGCGTCTGGAAGCGCTCGAGGAGCTGGCGCAGGGCTTCAAGGGTGTTCAGAAGAGCTACGCGATTCAGGCGGGGCGCGAGGTGCGGGTGATCGTGGACAGCAAGAAGGTCAATGACGACGAGGCGATCTGGCTCTCGCGCGATATCGCCGGCAAGGTCGAATCCGAGCTCACCTATCCCGGCCAGATCAAGGTCACGGTAATTCGGGAAACGCGCTCGATCGAATACGCCAAATGA
- a CDS encoding cell division protein ZapA, whose product MATKTTTTTDVEIFGTVYHVRGEDNPEHLQEVANLVDQRMREVAQQVTTVDTAKIAILAALNIADEMYRRGKQQEGERVDIQERVATLTERLEKALES is encoded by the coding sequence ATGGCTACAAAGACGACCACGACGACCGATGTGGAGATCTTCGGAACCGTCTATCACGTCCGGGGCGAGGATAACCCGGAGCATCTCCAGGAAGTAGCGAACTTGGTGGACCAGAGGATGCGAGAAGTCGCACAACAGGTCACGACTGTAGACACGGCCAAGATCGCGATCCTGGCGGCGCTCAACATAGCCGATGAGATGTATCGGCGTGGGAAGCAGCAGGAAGGGGAACGGGTAGATATCCAGGAGAGAGTGGCGACGCTGACAGAGAGACTAGAAAAGGCGCTCGAGAGCTAA
- a CDS encoding flavin reductase family protein, which translates to MTISTDDYRDVLRHFPSGVTIVTVRSGETRHGLTVSAFASVSPDPPLVLIMIDHRHRAYGLLQEEGASFAVNILAHDQVELSNRFAWVKDEDRFAVGDWTTAATGAPVLSSALAWMDCSIYSRSKTGSHTIYVGKVEASMVERPDEMPLAYWNRGYRKLQEIPDSD; encoded by the coding sequence TTGACTATCAGCACCGACGACTACCGGGATGTTCTGCGGCACTTTCCGTCCGGCGTGACCATCGTGACCGTGCGCTCGGGCGAAACTCGCCACGGTCTGACCGTGTCCGCCTTCGCGTCCGTTTCGCCCGATCCCCCGCTGGTTCTGATCATGATCGACCATCGGCATCGGGCCTACGGGCTTCTCCAGGAGGAAGGCGCCTCGTTTGCGGTCAATATCCTTGCCCACGATCAGGTCGAGCTTTCCAATCGATTCGCCTGGGTGAAGGACGAAGATCGCTTCGCGGTTGGAGACTGGACTACGGCGGCGACCGGAGCTCCGGTCCTGTCCTCCGCTCTGGCCTGGATGGATTGCTCCATCTACTCGAGATCCAAGACCGGGAGCCACACGATCTACGTCGGCAAGGTGGAAGCGTCCATGGTCGAGCGGCCCGACGAGATGCCACTGGCGTACTGGAATCGCGGCTATCGGAAACTGCAGGAAATCCCTGACAGCGACTGA
- a CDS encoding sulfite exporter TauE/SafE family protein, translating to MNDPTPFAIAFFFVALLYSSVGLGGGTSYTAILAIAGVAQAIIPTTSLALNVIVASLGLASFSRAGYFRPKLILPLLLASMPMAFLGGQLVLAARVFQWLLLATLVAVAARIYLVGDLHSNLELKAGSRLAACLALGAVLGFVAGTVGIGGGIYLIPLLISLNLASEREAATAGAVFVMLNSLAGLLPRAQTGSLEVTWLLPLSISVLLGGVIGSHLGSVRFRPRTVQKVLGVVVLLAIAVLLRRLLA from the coding sequence ATGAACGACCCGACGCCTTTCGCGATCGCCTTCTTTTTCGTCGCACTCCTCTACTCGTCGGTCGGGCTGGGAGGCGGCACCTCCTATACCGCGATTCTCGCGATCGCCGGCGTAGCGCAAGCGATCATCCCGACAACGTCTCTGGCTCTCAACGTGATCGTCGCGAGTCTGGGTCTGGCGAGCTTTTCCCGTGCGGGCTACTTCCGGCCCAAGCTGATCCTGCCGTTGTTGCTCGCTTCGATGCCCATGGCCTTTTTGGGCGGTCAGTTGGTTCTTGCCGCAAGGGTCTTTCAGTGGCTCCTGTTGGCCACCTTGGTGGCCGTGGCGGCTCGGATCTACCTCGTCGGGGATCTTCATTCGAATCTAGAGCTCAAGGCTGGAAGCCGCCTGGCCGCGTGTCTCGCTCTCGGAGCGGTTCTCGGTTTCGTGGCGGGCACCGTCGGGATCGGAGGCGGCATCTACCTGATTCCCTTGCTGATCTCCCTGAATCTCGCCAGCGAACGCGAGGCCGCGACCGCCGGTGCCGTCTTCGTAATGCTCAACTCGCTGGCGGGACTGCTGCCGCGGGCTCAGACCGGGTCGCTGGAGGTCACCTGGTTGTTACCTCTTTCCATTTCCGTCCTGCTCGGTGGCGTGATCGGCTCTCATCTGGGGTCGGTCAGGTTCCGTCCCCGGACCGTGCAGAAGGTCTTGGGCGTGGTTGTCTTGCTGGCGATTGCCGTGCTTCTGCGCCGCTTGCTCGCCTAG
- a CDS encoding type 2 isopentenyl-diphosphate Delta-isomerase, which yields MNVSSAKALERDRKAEHIDLALEDRMQLSAHFFDRYYFDHLALPEINMADIDLSVRFLGYSLKAPLLISCMTGGTGQAARINRNLAAAAQEVGIAIGVGSQRKAIEDPAQAESFQIRSSAPDVPILANLGAVQLNYGFGLDECRRAVEMIEADALVLHLNPLQEAIQPEGQTDFSGLIEKIGRIAEELEVPVLVKEIGCGLSIETARRLKEAGVEILDTAGLGGTSWARIEASRANDAELGEIFAGWGVATPRSIRELRGLGGLTIIGSGGVRNGLDAAKAIALGADIVGMAQVFLESANESSEKAAESAARVVRELRIAMFCVGAASVAALQHTRLHSIGAGRGATE from the coding sequence GCGCTGGAAGATCGGATGCAGCTATCGGCGCACTTCTTCGATCGGTACTACTTCGACCATCTGGCGCTGCCGGAAATCAACATGGCCGATATCGATCTTTCGGTCCGGTTCCTCGGCTATTCGCTCAAGGCGCCGCTTCTCATTTCCTGCATGACCGGAGGCACCGGCCAGGCCGCGCGGATCAACCGCAACCTCGCGGCTGCAGCGCAAGAGGTCGGCATTGCGATCGGTGTCGGCTCGCAGCGCAAGGCGATCGAGGACCCCGCTCAAGCAGAGAGCTTTCAGATTCGATCCTCGGCACCGGATGTTCCCATTCTCGCCAACCTGGGAGCAGTTCAGCTCAACTACGGCTTCGGTCTGGATGAGTGCCGACGCGCGGTCGAGATGATCGAAGCCGACGCCCTGGTGCTTCACTTGAATCCGCTGCAGGAGGCGATACAGCCCGAGGGCCAGACGGATTTTTCCGGTCTGATCGAGAAGATCGGACGCATCGCGGAGGAGCTGGAGGTTCCGGTGCTGGTCAAGGAGATCGGCTGTGGTCTGTCGATAGAGACGGCTCGCCGGCTCAAGGAAGCCGGGGTGGAGATCCTCGATACGGCCGGTCTCGGTGGTACCAGCTGGGCGCGTATCGAAGCCAGCCGCGCCAACGATGCCGAGCTGGGCGAGATCTTCGCCGGCTGGGGCGTAGCGACGCCGCGGTCCATTAGGGAGCTCCGGGGTCTTGGTGGGCTTACGATCATTGGCAGCGGAGGGGTGCGCAACGGCCTCGACGCAGCTAAGGCGATCGCCCTGGGTGCCGACATCGTGGGGATGGCACAAGTGTTCCTCGAGAGCGCGAACGAGTCCTCCGAGAAGGCCGCCGAAAGCGCGGCGCGGGTGGTGCGCGAGCTCAGGATCGCGATGTTTTGCGTCGGTGCGGCTTCGGTGGCCGCCCTTCAGCACACGAGGCTCCACTCGATCGGCGCGGGACGCGGAGCGACGGAGTAG
- a CDS encoding TIGR00282 family metallophosphoesterase: MKILFVGDVMGKPGRRMLARHLLRLIDEYRTDYVIVNVENSAGGFGLTAPVFAELDELPIHCFTSGNHIWDKREVVEILGSEARLLRPANYPEGTAGSGVHVGETAGGVKVATLNLEGRVFMKSLDCPFRTADRILGELADEVKVVFVDFHAEATSEKQALGFYLDGRVSAVVGTHTHVPTADERVLPAGTAFQTDSGMTGPYESIIGMKTDKVLRRFLQQTPFPFEVAKRDVRLAGCLITVDELSGKAARIERIMVQDAET, from the coding sequence ATGAAGATCCTTTTCGTCGGCGATGTGATGGGCAAGCCGGGCCGGCGCATGCTGGCCCGTCATCTGCTGCGATTGATCGACGAATATCGGACCGACTACGTCATCGTGAACGTGGAGAACTCGGCCGGGGGCTTTGGGCTGACGGCGCCGGTTTTCGCGGAGCTGGACGAGCTTCCGATTCACTGTTTCACCAGCGGCAACCACATCTGGGACAAGCGTGAGGTAGTCGAGATTCTCGGGTCGGAGGCCAGACTGCTGCGACCGGCCAACTATCCGGAGGGCACGGCCGGCTCGGGTGTCCATGTGGGTGAGACCGCGGGTGGCGTCAAGGTCGCGACCCTCAATCTGGAAGGCCGAGTCTTCATGAAATCGCTCGACTGCCCCTTTCGCACGGCCGATCGGATCCTGGGAGAGCTCGCCGACGAGGTCAAGGTCGTCTTCGTGGATTTTCATGCTGAGGCCACGAGTGAGAAACAGGCGCTAGGGTTCTATCTGGATGGCAGAGTCAGCGCGGTCGTAGGAACCCATACCCATGTGCCGACTGCCGATGAACGGGTCTTGCCGGCGGGTACCGCGTTTCAAACCGATTCGGGCATGACCGGACCCTACGAATCGATTATCGGCATGAAGACAGACAAAGTCCTGCGGCGCTTCCTTCAGCAGACTCCGTTTCCGTTCGAGGTGGCCAAGAGGGACGTCCGTCTGGCGGGCTGTCTGATCACGGTCGACGAGCTCTCCGGGAAGGCGGCCCGGATCGAGAGGATCATGGTGCAAGATGCCGAAACATAG
- the hmgA gene encoding hydroxymethylglutaryl-CoA reductase (NADPH) → MSESERSDEDQRVTERLVSELVSGKRQLHELPADLPARHAARIRRRALEEERGVSLARTGDYALDAARAASRHCENFIGAAQVPVGITGPLSVSGRYVSPDEELYIPLATTEGALIASTNRGCRAIREAGGAVVRVEDVGMTRAPVFRSDGIDATRRFLDWVDENQDRIREVTEATSNHLELLDIRSQVFGSSIYLRFRFATGDAMGMNMATVACDRVIRELIEPETGLPCLALSGNFCVDKKPSAINFLEGRGKRVWAEVGLDDDVLERYLKTSARDLVEVQYRKNLLGSIAAGSMGYNAHFANILAAFFIATGQDVAQVVEGSMGVTTVEARAEGGVIASIYMPDLPLGAVGGGTALDTQAEALALLGVSARSDAKGAAVMRLAEILGATVLAGELSLLAAFTSSDLARAHEELGRGRVQE, encoded by the coding sequence ATGAGTGAATCTGAACGCAGCGACGAAGACCAGAGAGTCACCGAACGGCTCGTGAGCGAGCTGGTTTCCGGCAAGCGGCAGCTACATGAGCTACCCGCCGATCTGCCGGCACGACATGCGGCGCGCATTCGCCGCAGAGCGCTCGAGGAGGAACGCGGCGTCTCGCTCGCGCGAACCGGCGACTATGCGCTCGACGCGGCTCGGGCCGCCAGCCGCCATTGTGAGAACTTCATCGGTGCCGCACAGGTTCCGGTCGGGATCACCGGTCCCCTATCGGTCAGCGGTCGCTACGTATCGCCGGACGAAGAGCTCTACATACCGCTGGCTACGACCGAGGGCGCGCTCATCGCCAGCACGAACCGCGGCTGCCGAGCGATTCGTGAGGCTGGGGGTGCGGTCGTACGCGTCGAGGACGTGGGCATGACCCGAGCTCCGGTATTCAGATCCGACGGTATCGACGCGACCCGTAGGTTCCTCGACTGGGTTGATGAGAACCAAGACCGCATACGCGAGGTCACGGAAGCCACCAGCAACCATCTCGAGCTGTTGGATATCCGCTCTCAGGTATTCGGCAGCTCGATCTATCTGCGCTTTCGCTTCGCTACCGGCGATGCAATGGGAATGAACATGGCAACGGTCGCCTGTGATCGGGTGATTCGGGAGCTCATCGAGCCTGAGACCGGCTTGCCCTGCCTGGCACTCTCGGGGAACTTCTGTGTCGACAAGAAGCCATCGGCGATCAACTTCCTCGAGGGTCGAGGCAAGCGTGTCTGGGCCGAGGTTGGGCTCGATGATGATGTTCTCGAGCGCTATCTCAAGACGTCGGCCCGGGACTTGGTCGAAGTCCAGTATCGCAAGAATCTCCTGGGCTCGATAGCCGCGGGCTCGATGGGCTACAACGCCCACTTCGCCAATATTCTGGCGGCGTTCTTCATTGCGACCGGACAGGACGTGGCTCAAGTGGTCGAGGGCTCGATGGGTGTGACCACGGTCGAAGCGCGCGCCGAGGGCGGAGTGATCGCTTCGATCTACATGCCGGACCTGCCGCTAGGTGCCGTCGGAGGTGGGACGGCGCTCGACACCCAGGCGGAAGCGCTGGCCCTGCTCGGAGTCAGCGCACGGTCAGACGCGAAGGGCGCCGCGGTGATGCGGCTGGCGGAGATCCTGGGGGCAACTGTTCTGGCGGGCGAGCTTTCGCTTCTGGCGGCCTTTACCTCCAGCGACCTGGCGAGAGCTCACGAGGAGCTGGGCCGCGGCCGGGTTCAGGAATAG
- a CDS encoding squalene/phytoene synthase family protein — protein sequence MDERPISTETAQPSEPADRDARLHDLLVKTSRTFALAIPQLPQPTLREVTIAYLLFRIADTFEDASVLWDRPQRLAALKEFDHLLDSPSVERAQRCVREWSREPPTDHAGYLELLEETPLVFAALLALDEPSRTAIVEHTGRTAQLMAEFVAHTDGAGVLRLRDLDDLRAYCYAVAGIVGEMLTDLFLLGSDSLAASAEFLRKRASAFGEGLQLVNILKDSASDEGEGRNFLPSTVDRGEVFALARTDLQAATEYSRELQRAGAPAGVVAFTALPVELAWATLDLVEERGPGAKITRERVFALYAQVHQAIEEGRPVLESRRSAPQSS from the coding sequence ATGGACGAAAGACCCATCAGCACGGAAACGGCCCAACCGTCGGAGCCTGCAGATCGTGACGCGCGTCTTCACGATCTGTTGGTGAAGACGAGCCGTACTTTCGCGCTTGCGATTCCGCAGCTGCCGCAGCCGACACTGCGCGAAGTTACGATCGCGTATCTTCTCTTCCGGATCGCCGATACGTTCGAGGATGCCAGCGTGCTCTGGGACCGGCCGCAGCGGCTCGCGGCGCTCAAGGAGTTCGACCATCTTCTGGACTCGCCTTCCGTCGAGCGGGCGCAACGCTGTGTCCGCGAGTGGTCGCGAGAGCCACCCACCGACCACGCGGGATACCTCGAGCTGCTCGAAGAGACACCGCTGGTTTTTGCCGCCTTGCTCGCGCTGGACGAACCCTCGCGTACCGCCATCGTCGAACACACGGGCCGCACTGCACAGCTGATGGCGGAGTTCGTGGCCCACACCGACGGAGCCGGGGTCTTGCGCTTGCGAGACCTGGACGACCTGCGCGCGTATTGTTACGCCGTGGCCGGAATTGTCGGTGAGATGCTCACCGATCTCTTCCTGTTGGGCAGCGACAGCCTGGCTGCGTCAGCGGAGTTTCTTCGCAAGCGGGCTTCGGCGTTCGGTGAAGGGCTTCAGCTGGTCAACATTCTGAAGGACAGCGCATCCGACGAAGGTGAAGGCCGGAATTTCCTGCCGTCCACGGTCGATCGGGGAGAGGTGTTCGCGCTGGCACGAACCGATCTCCAGGCAGCCACAGAGTACTCGCGCGAGCTGCAGCGAGCAGGCGCGCCGGCGGGAGTGGTCGCGTTCACGGCGCTGCCTGTCGAATTGGCCTGGGCGACCCTCGATCTGGTCGAAGAGCGCGGACCCGGTGCCAAGATCACGCGCGAGCGGGTGTTCGCCTTGTACGCTCAAGTTCATCAGGCCATCGAGGAAGGCCGCCCGGTGCTGGAGTCGCGAAGATCGGCTCCGCAGAGCAGCTAG
- a CDS encoding UbiD family decarboxylase: MTTSTRKPFQNLNSFLDALRREGELVEVEAGVDARLEIAEIHRRVIAAEGAALLFNNVHGSRFRCVTNLFGSARRAEMAFGRHPFRLIQRAVELAENLMPPSAATLWQHRDVLGGLLRVGLKRYRRGPVTDNLSSTPNLGDLPVLTTWPDDGGPFVTLPLVYTEHPEGKGHNLGMYRLQVYDERTTGMHWQIGKGGGYHYAVAEAREEALPVNVFVGGPPAAMLSAIAPLPENVPELVLASLIQGGKLPLCDGPGPLPLLAEAEFALVGRVPPRQRRPEGPFGDHYGYYSLEHDYPVLEVEHLAHRNGAVYPATVVGKPRQEDFYIGDLLQDLLSPLFPLVMPGVVDLWSYGETGYHSLAAAVVRERYAREAMASAFRILGEGQLSLTKFLLATDRPTDLRDFRSTLEHVLERTRVETDLFVFANLAMDTLDYTGPAVNEGSKGIWLGLGDPVRRLPAAFETAELPQGVSFAEPFCRGCLVVGGAPKSEEPGLPERIASHPAFSEWPLVVVTDEPERAVASSINFLWTTFTRFEPAADIHAAGTEVVRNHLSYRMPIVLDARVKLGFPDELFCSDEISRLVDRRWTEYFADGLEMGDSSSAQLTPV, from the coding sequence ATGACTACCTCAACCAGGAAGCCATTCCAGAATCTGAACAGCTTCCTCGACGCTCTTCGGCGCGAGGGTGAATTGGTGGAGGTCGAGGCCGGGGTCGATGCCCGTCTCGAGATTGCCGAGATCCATCGCCGGGTGATTGCGGCGGAAGGTGCGGCCCTACTCTTCAACAACGTGCACGGGTCGCGCTTCCGGTGCGTCACCAACCTGTTCGGCAGCGCCCGGCGCGCCGAGATGGCCTTTGGGCGTCACCCGTTCCGGCTGATTCAACGGGCAGTCGAGCTCGCCGAGAACCTTATGCCGCCTTCGGCGGCCACGCTCTGGCAGCACCGGGACGTGCTCGGCGGGCTGCTGCGGGTAGGCCTCAAGCGCTATCGTCGTGGCCCGGTCACCGACAACCTGAGCTCGACTCCGAACCTCGGAGATTTGCCGGTGCTGACGACCTGGCCCGACGACGGCGGGCCGTTCGTGACCCTGCCCCTGGTGTATACCGAACACCCCGAAGGCAAGGGCCACAATCTGGGCATGTACCGGTTGCAAGTGTACGACGAGCGGACCACCGGCATGCACTGGCAGATCGGCAAGGGCGGTGGCTACCACTACGCGGTCGCCGAGGCGCGCGAAGAGGCGCTGCCGGTAAACGTCTTCGTCGGCGGACCGCCGGCGGCGATGTTGTCGGCGATCGCGCCGCTGCCAGAGAACGTGCCCGAGCTGGTCTTGGCGTCTCTGATCCAGGGCGGCAAGTTGCCGCTGTGCGATGGGCCGGGGCCGCTACCGCTGCTCGCCGAGGCCGAGTTTGCCCTGGTAGGCCGTGTGCCGCCACGGCAGCGTCGCCCCGAGGGACCTTTCGGCGACCACTACGGCTACTACTCGCTCGAGCACGATTATCCCGTGCTCGAGGTCGAACACCTCGCCCATCGCAACGGTGCGGTTTACCCGGCGACCGTAGTCGGCAAGCCGCGCCAGGAAGACTTCTACATCGGCGATCTGCTCCAGGATCTGCTTTCGCCTCTGTTCCCCTTGGTCATGCCCGGGGTGGTGGACCTCTGGTCCTATGGTGAGACCGGGTATCACTCGCTGGCTGCCGCGGTAGTTCGTGAACGCTACGCGCGCGAGGCGATGGCCAGCGCCTTTCGAATCCTTGGAGAAGGCCAACTTTCCCTCACCAAGTTTCTCCTGGCTACAGACCGGCCGACAGACCTGCGAGACTTTCGGTCAACGCTCGAGCACGTTCTCGAGCGTACGCGTGTCGAAACCGACCTTTTCGTCTTCGCGAACCTGGCCATGGACACGCTCGACTACACCGGACCCGCCGTCAACGAGGGCTCCAAGGGAATCTGGCTGGGGCTCGGCGATCCCGTGCGACGGCTTCCAGCCGCCTTCGAGACAGCCGAGTTGCCGCAAGGCGTGAGTTTTGCCGAGCCCTTCTGCCGCGGCTGTCTCGTGGTCGGAGGAGCGCCCAAGTCGGAAGAGCCGGGCTTGCCGGAGCGGATTGCGAGCCATCCGGCGTTTTCAGAGTGGCCTTTGGTCGTCGTTACCGACGAGCCCGAGAGGGCGGTGGCGAGCTCGATCAACTTTCTCTGGACGACCTTCACTCGATTCGAACCGGCAGCCGATATCCATGCGGCCGGTACCGAGGTGGTGAGAAACCACCTCAGCTATCGCATGCCGATCGTTCTCGACGCGCGGGTCAAGCTGGGGTTCCCCGACGAGCTGTTCTGTTCGGACGAGATCTCGCGACTCGTCGATCGGCGCTGGACGGAGTACTTCGCGGACGGGCTGGAGATGGGCGACTCGAGCTCGGCACAGCTGACTCCGGTGTGA